The Nitrospira sp. genome includes a window with the following:
- a CDS encoding Slp family lipoprotein, with amino-acid sequence MPHQTSGRRSAVRHTSDQLCAGEVDPRIHRGQSVTFGGKSWEHGGSRKGPRIEILQLPLTSSLQPTMDVSRSEGRFVALQEIFPRSATIHGHLPHRNGRAGRYHRAYRWTKPVYLPSHPHHQSACVDRERSGAPRIRRPIALVPIGDTPTGLRTGSPWPYYW; translated from the coding sequence GTGCCACATCAGACATCAGGGCGACGGTCTGCCGTCAGGCACACCTCAGATCAGCTATGCGCAGGTGAAGTTGACCCCAGAATCCACCGGGGGCAGTCGGTTACATTCGGCGGAAAGTCTTGGGAGCACGGCGGCTCAAGGAAGGGACCCAGGATTGAAATCTTACAACTTCCGCTGACGTCTTCTCTCCAACCGACCATGGACGTCAGCCGGTCTGAAGGTCGCTTCGTGGCCCTGCAGGAAATCTTTCCTCGATCCGCCACCATCCACGGGCACCTTCCTCACCGTAACGGGAGAGCTGGCCGGTACCATCGTGCTTACCGCTGGACGAAACCGGTATACCTACCCTCTCATCCACATCACCAATCTGCGTGTGTGGACCGAGAACGATCGGGAGCCCCTCGCATACGCCGCCCCATTGCCCTGGTCCCTATTGGGGACACCCCTACTGGTCTCCGTACTGGGAGCCCGTGGCCGTATTATTGGTAG